One Phycisphaera mikurensis NBRC 102666 DNA window includes the following coding sequences:
- a CDS encoding polysaccharide deacetylase family protein: MMPPGGSWSLLAPTAGLAAIGAGLGFGAAWPRSNLFGGVVSRRPVPLPPLHAAALTLWWRPGRRGCGLLLDRLLDGDRPGRFRVCVFVDAADARADAHALEELADAGHAVGSRGGPIDRAALAEGYGGWRRRLDAADDAIADATGRRPVFFRPPRGVKTPAMLREAAAGGQVAVTWARRLPPRLPVAPAARWLAGAAAGGVLDLGADPLRAADGLPFLLSGLAVRGVRVVGMRELLGGEAA; the protein is encoded by the coding sequence GTGATGCCCCCCGGGGGCTCCTGGTCGCTTCTGGCGCCAACCGCGGGCCTGGCGGCGATCGGCGCCGGCCTCGGCTTTGGCGCGGCCTGGCCGCGCTCGAACCTCTTCGGCGGCGTCGTGTCGCGACGGCCCGTGCCGCTGCCGCCGCTCCACGCCGCCGCGCTCACGCTGTGGTGGCGGCCGGGGCGGCGCGGGTGCGGGCTGCTGCTGGACCGCCTGCTCGACGGCGACCGGCCCGGCCGCTTCCGCGTGTGCGTCTTCGTGGACGCGGCCGACGCCCGGGCCGACGCCCACGCCCTCGAGGAGCTGGCCGACGCCGGCCACGCCGTCGGCTCCCGCGGCGGCCCCATCGACCGCGCCGCGCTCGCCGAGGGCTACGGCGGCTGGCGTCGCCGCCTCGACGCCGCCGACGACGCGATCGCCGACGCGACCGGCCGCCGGCCGGTCTTCTTCCGCCCCCCGCGTGGCGTCAAGACCCCGGCGATGCTGCGGGAGGCGGCGGCGGGCGGGCAGGTCGCCGTCACCTGGGCGCGGCGTCTGCCGCCGCGGCTGCCGGTCGCGCCCGCCGCCCGGTGGCTCGCGGGAGCCGCGGCCGGCGGCGTGCTCGACCTGGGCGCGGACCCGCTGCGCGCCGCGGACGGCCTGCCGTTTCTGCTGTCCGGGCTCGCGGTCCGCGGGGTGCGGGTGGTGGGGATGCGGGAGCTGCTGGGCGGGGAGGCCGCGTGA
- a CDS encoding ribulose-phosphate 3-epimerase, with product MLDLAAPPRLPLVAPSVLAADFGRAAGDAADALAAGGDLLHVDVMDGHFVPNLSMGGGMIAGLRKHLPDAFLDVHLMVERPHDYVGAFAEAGANSFSFHAEVCRPHRVHGVDAGDLIASIRDAGMTPGMVINPPTPVSWVAPYLDGLGLVLVMSVFPGAGGQSFMPEVLTKCRELRTRLRPTTRLQIDGGIGPGTASAARDAGVDLLVAGSAVFGAADRAATIAGIRGA from the coding sequence ATGCTCGACCTCGCCGCCCCGCCCCGCCTGCCGCTCGTCGCCCCCTCCGTGCTCGCCGCGGACTTCGGCCGCGCGGCCGGGGACGCCGCCGACGCCCTCGCCGCCGGCGGCGACCTCCTCCACGTCGACGTGATGGACGGGCACTTCGTGCCGAACCTCTCGATGGGCGGAGGCATGATCGCCGGCCTGCGGAAGCACCTGCCCGACGCCTTCCTCGACGTGCACCTCATGGTCGAGCGGCCGCACGATTACGTCGGAGCCTTCGCCGAGGCGGGCGCGAACAGCTTCAGCTTCCACGCCGAGGTCTGCCGCCCGCACCGCGTGCACGGCGTCGACGCCGGCGACCTGATCGCTTCCATCCGCGACGCCGGGATGACGCCCGGGATGGTGATCAACCCGCCCACGCCGGTCTCGTGGGTCGCCCCTTACCTCGACGGCCTCGGCCTCGTGCTGGTGATGAGCGTCTTCCCCGGCGCGGGCGGGCAGTCGTTCATGCCGGAGGTGCTGACCAAGTGCCGCGAGCTGCGGACGCGGCTGCGGCCGACGACGCGCCTGCAGATCGACGGGGGCATCGGGCCGGGCACGGCGTCGGCGGCCCGCGACGCCGGCGTCGACCTCCTCGTCGCCGGATCGGCCGTCTTCGGCGCAGCGGACCGCGCGGCGACGATCGCCGGCATCCGGGGAGCCTGA
- a CDS encoding LysM peptidoglycan-binding domain-containing protein: protein MPATRTSRFPAATVSCAGGLLAVSVLWSAGCQVAPLPEGYNWDLKSTSDLGYAETGTARHRNGFRASRVDSRDAGTARAGRTYNFASALPGTEAEAAGAPAAPRQPDLSPPAAAPQNLFEPDPAAELFASPATARPAYRVGVAPTPATGRPASAALHTVERGDSLWKIAERRYGNGLRYVDILAANPGINPDRLTIGDRLVLPGLAGE, encoded by the coding sequence ATGCCCGCCACGCGCACCTCCCGTTTTCCCGCCGCCACCGTCTCCTGCGCCGGCGGGCTGCTCGCCGTGTCGGTGCTGTGGAGCGCCGGCTGCCAGGTGGCGCCGCTGCCGGAGGGCTACAACTGGGACCTCAAGAGCACCAGCGACCTGGGCTACGCCGAGACCGGCACCGCCCGTCACCGCAACGGCTTCAGGGCGAGCCGCGTCGACAGCCGCGACGCCGGCACCGCGCGGGCCGGCCGCACGTACAACTTCGCCTCCGCCCTGCCCGGCACCGAGGCCGAGGCCGCCGGGGCGCCCGCCGCCCCGCGGCAGCCCGACCTCTCCCCGCCGGCCGCCGCCCCGCAGAACCTCTTCGAGCCCGACCCCGCCGCCGAGCTGTTCGCGAGCCCCGCCACCGCCCGCCCCGCCTACCGGGTCGGCGTCGCCCCCACCCCGGCCACCGGCCGCCCCGCCTCCGCGGCGCTGCACACCGTCGAGCGTGGCGACAGCCTCTGGAAGATCGCCGAGCGGCGCTACGGCAACGGCCTCCGCTACGTGGACATCCTCGCCGCCAACCCCGGCATCAACCCCGACCGGCTCACCATCGGCGACCGGCTCGTGCTGCCGGGCCTCGCGGGCGAGTGA
- the radC gene encoding RadC family protein, translating into MNATPNGVLPKTIRGRCARVLSYVTAVTRVDPAQVRAGAVPERPGFVTRLLNELVEQGWLVEADPAAGLVRERAAPAARRQDLLLRWNRARGPFDADAWLDAKLAGDRVAERPAGERPRERLLESGVGLLSNADLLAVLIRSGRPGESAITAGDKLSRAFADRLTALPHAGREELKALSCAVNITAYCAILAGIELGRRVAVAAEAEPAAQITGTASAVNFCRRRFARLAADGVQEEFHLVTLDTRHHVIGTHRVTVGTLDASLVHPREVFRPAIRDAAAAVLLVHNHPSGDPTPSPEDHAVTRRMEAAGRTVGIDVLDHVIVARSGCFSVRAGAR; encoded by the coding sequence ATGAACGCGACCCCCAACGGCGTCCTGCCCAAGACGATCCGGGGGCGCTGCGCCCGGGTGCTCAGCTACGTCACCGCCGTGACGCGGGTGGACCCGGCGCAGGTGCGGGCGGGCGCCGTGCCCGAGCGGCCCGGCTTCGTCACGCGGCTGCTCAACGAGCTCGTCGAGCAGGGCTGGCTGGTGGAGGCCGATCCCGCAGCGGGCCTCGTGCGGGAGCGGGCGGCCCCGGCGGCCCGCCGCCAGGACCTGTTGCTGCGGTGGAACCGCGCCCGCGGCCCCTTCGACGCCGACGCCTGGCTCGACGCGAAGCTCGCGGGCGACCGCGTCGCCGAGCGGCCGGCGGGGGAGCGGCCGCGGGAGCGTCTGCTCGAGAGCGGCGTGGGCCTGCTCTCCAACGCCGACCTGCTCGCGGTGCTCATCCGCAGCGGCCGGCCCGGGGAGTCCGCCATCACCGCCGGCGACAAGCTCTCGCGCGCCTTCGCCGATCGCCTGACCGCCCTGCCCCACGCCGGCCGCGAGGAGCTCAAGGCGCTCAGCTGCGCCGTCAACATCACCGCCTACTGCGCCATCCTGGCCGGCATCGAGCTCGGCCGTCGCGTCGCGGTCGCCGCCGAGGCCGAGCCCGCGGCGCAGATCACCGGGACCGCCAGCGCCGTGAACTTCTGCCGCCGCCGCTTCGCTCGGCTCGCCGCCGACGGCGTGCAGGAGGAGTTCCACCTCGTGACGCTCGACACCCGCCACCACGTCATCGGCACGCACCGCGTCACGGTCGGCACGCTCGATGCCAGCCTCGTGCACCCGCGGGAGGTCTTCCGGCCGGCCATCCGCGACGCCGCCGCCGCCGTGCTGCTCGTGCACAACCACCCCAGCGGCGACCCCACGCCCAGCCCCGAGGACCACGCGGTGACGCGGCGGATGGAGGCAGCCGGCCGCACCGTCGGCATCGACGTGCTCGACCACGTGATCGTCGCCCGCAGCGGGTGCTTCAGCGTGCGGGCGGGAGCCCGCTGA